One window of the Blastocatellia bacterium genome contains the following:
- a CDS encoding sulfite exporter TauE/SafE family protein, translated as MELSIVPFILIGFLAQVVDGALGMGYGVISTSFLLSLGVPPAIASASVHTAEVFVTGASGLAHLGNGNVERRLVLRLIIPGVLGGILGAYVLTQVPGEKIRLVVAVYLFATGVLILCRALGRRVSGAGRPRLIPLGFAGGFLDSVGGGGWGPIVTSTLVAQGQTPRLAIGSVSLTEFFVTLAQAVTFLVVLRWVHWPVAIGLLIGGVLAAPLAAYMCRRLPARVLMGLVGVLILVLSLRTIYRAVS; from the coding sequence ATGGAATTGAGCATCGTGCCTTTCATCCTCATCGGATTCCTCGCGCAGGTCGTAGATGGAGCTCTGGGCATGGGCTATGGGGTCATCTCGACGAGCTTCCTCTTGAGCCTGGGTGTTCCACCCGCCATCGCGAGCGCCAGCGTGCATACGGCCGAAGTATTCGTCACCGGCGCTTCCGGGCTCGCTCATCTGGGCAATGGGAATGTTGAGCGTCGGCTCGTGCTGCGATTGATCATCCCGGGTGTCCTCGGGGGGATTTTAGGGGCCTACGTCCTCACTCAAGTGCCCGGAGAGAAGATCCGACTGGTAGTCGCTGTCTATTTGTTCGCGACAGGAGTGCTGATCTTGTGCCGAGCGCTCGGTCGGCGTGTATCGGGGGCGGGGCGGCCGCGTCTCATCCCTTTGGGATTCGCGGGAGGCTTTCTGGATTCCGTTGGAGGAGGGGGATGGGGACCGATCGTCACCTCCACGCTCGTCGCGCAGGGACAGACGCCGCGCCTAGCCATCGGTTCGGTCAGCCTGACGGAGTTCTTCGTCACCCTGGCCCAAGCGGTGACCTTCCTCGTCGTGCTTCGATGGGTACATTGGCCGGTGGCGATTGGCCTGTTGATCGGAGGGGTATTGGCGGCGCCGCTGGCGGCTTATATGTGTCGTCGGTTGCCGGCGCGCGTTTTGATGGGATTAGTCGGTGTCCTGATCCTCGTGCTGAGCCTCCGCACAATTTATCGCGCGGTGTCCTGA
- the ftcD gene encoding glutamate formimidoyltransferase has translation MKKIVECIPNFSEGRRLEVVDEIVRAIESVPGVLVLDREMDRDHNRSVITFVAEPEAAVEAAVRATRRAAELIDLNEHRGEHPRIGATDVIPFVPIRNVTMEECVALARETGRRIAEELNIPVYLYERAATRPDRVDLANIRKGEFEGLREAIARDPDRAPDFGPPRVHPTAGATVVGARPPLIAYNVNLNTNDIEIARKIARAVRGRDGGLRYVKALGFELRDRGIVQVSMNLVDYEQTPIFRAFEMVKREAERYGVSVRGSEIVGLVPQAALDACAEWYLQLENFSREQILENRLAAALAQAEAAASSAAPTFGVQPFLDAVAAATPAPGGGSAAALSGALAAALGEMMSRLTLQKPRFENVHERLRAVLAQLEDLRRTLSAAIEADAESFRRVMAAYRLPKETEEQQRLRHQEIQEALKAAVIVPARTAEAAHAVLRALLELAQIGSPNALSDVAVGAQLALAAIKGAYYNVLANLTAITDQAFNNEYHNRVLALLEEAEDWATHVETQLLNQFASASE, from the coding sequence ATGAAGAAGATCGTCGAATGCATCCCGAATTTCAGCGAGGGACGGCGACTTGAAGTCGTCGATGAGATCGTACGCGCGATCGAGTCCGTTCCCGGCGTTCTCGTGCTCGATCGCGAGATGGACCGCGATCACAATCGCTCAGTCATCACCTTCGTCGCCGAACCGGAAGCGGCGGTCGAGGCCGCCGTGCGCGCCACGCGCCGCGCCGCTGAACTCATTGACCTCAACGAACATCGAGGAGAGCACCCTCGGATCGGTGCGACCGATGTCATTCCCTTCGTTCCCATCCGCAACGTCACGATGGAGGAATGCGTCGCATTGGCGCGAGAGACGGGTCGCCGAATTGCTGAAGAGTTGAACATCCCCGTCTATCTCTACGAGCGCGCGGCCACGCGTCCGGATCGCGTCGACCTGGCGAACATCCGCAAGGGCGAGTTCGAGGGTTTGCGCGAAGCGATCGCTCGCGATCCCGATCGCGCGCCGGATTTCGGTCCACCGCGTGTACATCCGACGGCCGGCGCGACCGTCGTCGGCGCGCGTCCTCCGCTCATCGCCTATAACGTGAATCTTAACACGAACGATATCGAGATCGCGCGCAAGATCGCGCGAGCCGTTCGCGGACGCGATGGCGGATTGCGATATGTGAAGGCTCTCGGATTCGAGCTGAGAGATCGCGGGATCGTCCAGGTCTCGATGAACCTCGTGGATTACGAACAGACCCCGATCTTTCGCGCCTTCGAGATGGTCAAACGGGAAGCCGAACGCTACGGCGTGAGCGTGCGGGGCAGCGAGATCGTCGGTCTCGTTCCGCAAGCCGCCCTCGATGCGTGCGCCGAGTGGTACCTGCAGCTGGAGAACTTCAGTCGAGAGCAAATCCTAGAGAATCGCTTGGCGGCTGCATTGGCCCAAGCTGAAGCGGCAGCTTCCTCGGCGGCTCCAACCTTCGGCGTCCAACCGTTTCTGGATGCGGTCGCCGCAGCGACGCCAGCGCCTGGCGGAGGGAGTGCTGCCGCCCTCTCTGGCGCTCTAGCGGCCGCTCTCGGCGAGATGATGAGTCGTCTGACGTTACAGAAGCCGCGGTTCGAGAACGTGCACGAGCGCCTGCGCGCGGTGCTCGCGCAGCTTGAGGACCTGCGTCGCACGCTCTCCGCCGCGATCGAAGCCGATGCGGAGAGCTTTCGTCGCGTTATGGCTGCCTATCGGCTGCCGAAGGAGACCGAAGAGCAGCAACGCCTTCGCCACCAGGAGATTCAAGAGGCACTCAAGGCCGCCGTCATCGTCCCCGCGCGCACTGCCGAAGCGGCTCACGCTGTGCTGCGCGCGCTCCTGGAGCTGGCCCAGATTGGTTCGCCGAACGCCCTCTCCGATGTCGCCGTCGGCGCGCAATTGGCCCTTGCAGCCATCAAAGGTGCGTACTACAACGTCCTGGCCAATCTCACCGCCATCACCGATCAAGCCTTCAACAACGAATACCACAACCGCGTGCTCGCGCTCTTGGAAGAAGCGGAGGACTGGGCGACGCACGTGGAGACGCAGTTGCTCAATCAGTTTGCTTCGGCAAGCGAATGA
- a CDS encoding sigma-70 family RNA polymerase sigma factor produces the protein MGARTALVSSDVQLVRRCLAGEEAAWEEIVRQYSRRIYSLAYRFTGNRAAAEDLTQEVFLRLYRALEQYDPREGDLANWLMRVARNLIIDDYRRRARTPTEEGEDLADHEHHLRADERGDPQVQIERRELSELIHAALAKLSPELRTCVILRDLEGLSYQEIAELLQIPEGTVKSRINRGRLELARVLRRMRVI, from the coding sequence GTGGGGGCAAGGACGGCCTTGGTGAGCAGCGACGTGCAATTGGTTCGTCGGTGCTTGGCCGGAGAAGAAGCGGCGTGGGAGGAGATCGTGAGGCAATATTCCCGCCGCATCTATAGCTTGGCCTACCGCTTCACGGGCAATCGCGCGGCGGCAGAGGATCTGACGCAGGAAGTTTTCCTCCGCCTCTACCGTGCGCTCGAGCAATACGATCCGCGCGAAGGAGACCTGGCGAACTGGCTCATGCGGGTCGCGCGCAACTTGATCATTGACGATTATCGTCGGCGCGCGCGCACGCCGACAGAAGAGGGAGAGGACTTGGCGGATCACGAACACCATTTGCGCGCCGATGAACGGGGCGATCCGCAGGTTCAGATCGAACGGCGTGAGCTGAGCGAGTTGATCCATGCCGCTTTGGCGAAGCTCTCGCCTGAGCTGCGCACGTGCGTCATCCTCCGCGATTTGGAAGGGCTCTCGTATCAGGAGATCGCTGAGCTTCTACAGATCCCCGAAGGGACGGTGAAGTCGAGGATCAATCGCGGGCGGTTGGAACTGGCTCGCGTCCTGCGCCGCATGCGGGTGATATGA